One window from the genome of Salmo salar chromosome ssa25, Ssal_v3.1, whole genome shotgun sequence encodes:
- the LOC106586611 gene encoding centromere protein J isoform X3 has translation MASPAGLQAQQCQTNFLARWMPSSSRAVVILNHSLDLAESLRHSSVWGSRDVDDSFASQFLCLSVNSLVHDAESGTELSKQNQRPGDRPLSERQFAGLQTAASQGLTLPGEMDSMEKLVKQSQDLPRILELEQLRQWQQHMQEQLKAHQLEELVRLQEEQQRLLGMVHVAQQDGADYIETSRLTGADWREGTLLGDAPLSQSSPTAQSFPIGPPQGPASSQLWRQGPTFQQPPRGQEQEGEDQDRTLGWKRTEAWSSPHKHQLSGNADHMGDNEMEEVMLSSHSTPSMTEECKAYRGDDSELDSQDRPIKQGIEGQKQTFEELLEEELRLEEQRLKTTQQQQSPEAVEGAIPKRVFLRQGEGLSRFTNRSKAPLPNRQRPQKDPKPQGTLEPNPTQRVSQWPPIQRKTAVLNKANRPRDPCSPPLDSGSPDSKAAQPEEVRPGVLGSHHRQNMATPDLLRPRDVISNKVGGTSQPVSRTPAAAIKQFGLEERTGALQRNGSGPLRLDGAAEGKPGVVSEYSFELSFQEKLQRWDYDRHKECVELGEFELLERAAKELSFSSNSSFVMKVLQLDQQHPLHGSWGRHPRRLSSTPIKSPKPSPTKGIHSGGTSKSGLGTGTSSSESSGVSAVRAKEVVMREKGKATEEEDEMSDCKQHEEICISFHRSSEFGDQEEVARLPYQTIFPSNPWENTLPTSNPPYDKSSYQDREGGLGQAEGGRESDLDDSILLEDREEGDHKGRLVFDDDDTWNDLEEAGRIVEDPIRTKGAATGNSHTLTVTGNDVSSPERTLKRKVAVAKGAELERVSIITAANQEPDSPPASQLMARLFPSLKPKTQAPPPPEPRKSENGPGQQLQSSQLRERERFRTENAALARLRLENKNNQEYLRKERAEFEQQKAEELARFEDFKREETKKLQKERKVFEKHTAAARAIPDKRERDEIQALKQQLSSLHKELKWRESRWSTTHSRLRQQIDSLSSDNSALRDEVRTLEKLRLSTWRKTGTDSDREEDRRENEREGPRPFDSNIALGARGLKSASPDTVRSSPPQSSSSSRGSAAIEDGIRGILKRSAPTPAAAPDPSYSSDEQPSLTRSHHPPQSHDHSHNLSPRAPGLQTESTEVNEQQELSQDVIIHRDGKMERVLACGGRLIIFPNGTRKEVLADGLTAKVTFFNRDIKQVMADQRVIYYYADAQTTHTTYPDGIEVLQFPNNQTEKHFPDGRKEITYPDQTVKNLYPDGTIIQVNLDGSKEIQFNTGQKEVHTADYKRREYPDGTLKTVYTDGRQETRYTTGRLRVKDNDGNVVMDNRP, from the exons ATGGCATCTCCAGCTGGGTTACAGGCTCAGCAGTGCCAAACAAACTTCCTCGCCCGATGGATGCCAAGCAGCTCTCGTGCCGTGGTTATCCTGAACCACTCCCTAGACCTGGCTGAGTCTCTTCGACATAGCTCTGTCTGGGGGTCCCGGGACGTGGACGATTCATTCGCCTCTCAATTCCTTTGCCTCAGTGTAAATTCCCTCGTCCATGATGCTGAGTCTGGGACAGAATTGAGCAAACAGAACCAGCGACCTGGGGATAGGCCTTTGTCTGAAAGACAGTTTGCTGGACTGCAGACAGCGGCGTCTCAAGGGTTGACGTTACCTGGAGAGATGGACAGTATGGAGAAGTTGGTAAAGCAGTCTCAGGACCTACCCCGGATACTCGAACTTGAACAG CTGAGGCAGTGGCAGCAGCACATGCAGGAGCAACTGAAAGCCCACCAGCTGGAGGAGCTGGTCCGTCTCCAGGAGGAGCAACAGAGGCTATTGGGCATGGTGCATGTGGCTCAACAGGATGGAGCAG ATTACATAGAGACCTCCAGGTTGACGGGAGCAGACTGGAGAGAGGGCACTCTATTGGGAGACGCCCCCCTCTCTCAAAGTTCCCCAACAGCCCAGAGCTTCCCTATAGGCCCCCCACAAGGGCCTGCGTCTTCCCAGCTTTGGAGACAGGGGCCTACCTTCCAACAGCCTCCAAGGGGCCAGGAgcaggagggagaggatcaggaCCGAACACTGGGTTGGAAAA GGACAGAAGCATGGAGCAGTCCACACAAACATCAGCTGAGTGGGAATGCTGATCATATGGGTGATAATGAGATGGAAGAAGTCATGTTATCCTCCCATTCTACTCCCTCTATGACTGAAGAATGCAAAGCATACAGAGGAGATGACAGTGAACTAGACTCACAGGACAG ACCCATTAAACAAGGAATAGAGGGGCAGAAGCAGACGTTTGAGGAGCTCCTGGAGGAAGAGCTGAGACTGGAGGAGCAGAGACTGAAGACCACCCAGCAGCAGCAG AGCCCAGAGGCAGTTGAAGGTGCCATTCCCAAAAGGGTCTTCCTGAGGCAAGGGGAGGGCCTCTCCAGATTCACCAATAGAAGCAAAGCCCCATTACCCAACAGACAGAGACCCCAAAAAGACCCCAAACCCCAGGGGACCTTAGAACCCAATCCCACCCAGAGGGTCAGTCAGTGGCCTCCCATACAGCGCAAGACTGCTGTGCTCAACAAGGCGAATAGACCCAGAGATCCCTGCTCACCCCCCCTGGACAGTGGCAGTCCAGACAGCAAGGCAGCGCAGCCAGAGGAAGTGAGACCCGGAGTCCTGGGCAGTCACCACAGACAGAACATGGCGACACCTGACCTTCTGAGACCTAGGGATGTGATTAGTAATAAGGTGGGTGGGACTTCTCAGCCTGTGAGTAGAACTCCTGCAGCTGCAATTAAACAGTTTGGGcttgaggagaggactggggccCTGCAGAGGAATGGAAGTGGTCCATTGAGACTAGATGGAGCAGCAGAGGGAAAACCAGGCGTTGTTTCAGAGTATTCCTTTGAGCTGTCGTTTCAGGAGAAGCTGCAGCGCTGGGACTATGACCGTCACAAGGAGTGTGTGGAGCTGGGAGAGTTTGAGCTGCTGGAGCGGGCAGCCAAGgagctctctttctcctccaactCATCCTTCGTCATGAAG GTGCTGCAGTTGGACCAGCAACACCCCCTCCATGGCAGCTGGGGGCGCCACCCGCGACGCCTGTCCTCCACTCCAATCAAATCCCCCAAACCCTCACCAACTAAAGGTATTCACAGCGGAGGCACCAGTAAAAGTGGCCTAGGAACAGGGACCAGCTCCTCTGAATCATCAGGAGTATCTGCTGTGAGGGCAAAGGAGGTTGTGATGAGGGAAAAAGGAAAAGCCACTGAGGAGGAAGATGAAATGAGTGACTGCAAACAACATGAGGAAATCTGTATCTCGTTCCACAGAAGCTCTGAATTCGGGGATCAGGAGGAAGTAGCCCGACTGCCGTACCAAACTATATTTCCCAGCAACCCCTGGGAAAACACGCTCCCCACATCCAACCCTCCATACGACAAGAGTTCATatcaggacagagaggggggctTAGGCCAGGCAGAGGGGGGCAGGGAGAGTGACCTTGATGACTCCATCCTATTggaggacagagaagagggggaCCACAAGGGTCGGTTGGTGTTTGATGACGATGACACCTGGAATGACCTGGAGGAGGCTGGCAGAATCGTTGAGGACCCCATCAGAACAAAAGGCGCTGCTACAGGAAACAGCCACACTCTCACAGTAACAGGGAACGACGTCTCATCCCCAGAGAGGACGCTGAAGAGAAAGGTGGCTGTGGCCAAAGGGGCCGAGCTGGAGAGGGTGTCAATTATCACAGCAGCCAACCAGGAGCCAGATTCTCCTCCCGCCTCCCAGCTTATGGCCAGGCTGTTCCCCTCGCTGAAGCCCAAGACCCAGGCCCCCCCTCCACCAGAGCCTAGGAAGTCTGAGAACGGACCAG GCCAGCAGCTGCAGTCCAGccagctgagggagagagaacgattCAGGACAGAGAACGCTGCCCTGGCCAGACTCCGACTGGAGAACAAAAATAACCAGGAATATCTCAG GAAGGAGAGGGCAGAGTTTGAGCAGCAGAAGGCTGAGGAGCTGGCCAGGTTTGAAGATTTCAAGAGGGAGGAGACTAAGAAGCTGCAGAAGGAACGCAAGGTGTTTGAGAAGCACACCGCCGCCGCCAGGGCCATACCAGACAAGAGGGAGCGCGACGAGATCCAG GCCCTGAAGCAGCAGCTGAGTTCCCTACACAAGGAGCTGAAGTGGAGAGAGAGCCGCTGGTCCACCACACACAGCCGTCTCCGACAGCAGATAGACTCCCTGAGCTCAGACAACAGTGCCCTGAGAGACGAGGTCCGCACCCTGGAGAAACTACGCCTCAGCACCTGGAGGAAGACTGggacagacagcgacagagaggaagacaggcgggagaatgagagggagggacCCAGGCCATTCGACAGCAACATTGCTCTTGGAGCCAGGGGCCTCAAATCGGCA AGTCCTGACACAGTGAGGAGCAGCCCACCACAGAGCAGTAGCTCCTCTAGAGGCAGTGCTGCTATTGAAG ACGGTATCAGGGGCATCCTAAAGAGGTCAGCCCCTACACCAGCCGCAGCACCCGATCCCAGTTACAGCTCAGACGAACAACCATCTTTGACCAGAAGTCACCACCCACCACAGAGCCACGACCACTCACACAACCTATCCCCT AGGGCTCCAGGTCTGCAGACTGAGTCCACAGAGGTCAACGAGCAGCAAGAGCTAAGTCAGGATGTCATCATTCACCGTGATGGAAAG ATGGAGAGGGTGCTGGCCTGTGGAGGGAGACTCATCATCTTTCCCAATGGGACCAGGAAGGAGGTGTTAGCGGACGGACTGACAGCCAAAGTCACCTTCTTCAACAGGGATATCAAGCAGGTTATGGCCGACCAGAGAGTG ATCTACTACTATGCTGATGCCCAGACCACTCACACCACCTATCCTGACGGCATCGAGGTTCTGCAGTTCCCCAACAACCAGACTG AGAAGCATTTCCCTGATGGCCGTAAGGAGATCACGTACCCTGACCAGACAGTTAAGAACCTGTATCCAGATGGGACGATCATACAAGTTAACCT GGATGGCAGTAAGGAGATCCAGTTCAACACAGGCCAGAAGGAGGTCCACACAGCAGACTATAAAAGGAGGGAGTACCCAGATGGCACTTTGAAGACGGTCTATACAGATGGCAGACAGGAGACCCGCTACACCACCGGACGCCTCAGAGTCAAAGACAACGACGGCAACGTTGTCATGGACAACAGGCCCTAG
- the LOC106586611 gene encoding centromere protein J isoform X1, whose product MASPAGLQAQQCQTNFLARWMPSSSRAVVILNHSLDLAESLRHSSVWGSRDVDDSFASQFLCLSVNSLVHDAESGTELSKQNQRPGDRPLSERQFAGLQTAASQGLTLPGEMDSMEKLVKQSQDLPRILELEQLRQWQQHMQEQLKAHQLEELVRLQEEQQRLLGMVHVAQQDGADYIETSRLTGADWREGTLLGDAPLSQSSPTAQSFPIGPPQGPASSQLWRQGPTFQQPPRGQEQEGEDQDRTLGWKRTEAWSSPHKHQLSGNADHMGDNEMEEVMLSSHSTPSMTEECKAYRGDDSELDSQDRPIKQGIEGQKQTFEELLEEELRLEEQRLKTTQQQQSPEAVEGAIPKRVFLRQGEGLSRFTNRSKAPLPNRQRPQKDPKPQGTLEPNPTQRVSQWPPIQRKTAVLNKANRPRDPCSPPLDSGSPDSKAAQPEEVRPGVLGSHHRQNMATPDLLRPRDVISNKVGGTSQPVSRTPAAAIKQFGLEERTGALQRNGSGPLRLDGAAEGKPGVVSEYSFELSFQEKLQRWDYDRHKECVELGEFELLERAAKELSFSSNSSFVMKVLQLDQQHPLHGSWGRHPRRLSSTPIKSPKPSPTKGIHSGGTSKSGLGTGTSSSESSGVSAVRAKEVVMREKGKATEEEDEMSDCKQHEEICISFHRSSEFGDQEEVARLPYQTIFPSNPWENTLPTSNPPYDKSSYQDREGGLGQAEGGRESDLDDSILLEDREEGDHKGRLVFDDDDTWNDLEEAGRIVEDPIRTKGAATGNSHTLTVTGNDVSSPERTLKRKVAVAKGAELERVSIITAANQEPDSPPASQLMARLFPSLKPKTQAPPPPEPRKSENGPGQQLQSSQLRERERFRTENAALARLRLENKNNQEYLRKERAEFEQQKAEELARFEDFKREETKKLQKERKVFEKHTAAARAIPDKRERDEIQALKQQLSSLHKELKWRESRWSTTHSRLRQQIDSLSSDNSALRDEVRTLEKLRLSTWRKTGTDSDREEDRRENEREGPRPFDSNIALGARGLKSACVQSPDTVRSSPPQSSSSSRGSAAIEDGIRGILKRSAPTPAAAPDPSYSSDEQPSLTRSHHPPQSHDHSHNLSPRAPGLQTESTEVNEQQELSQDVIIHRDGKMERVLACGGRLIIFPNGTRKEVLADGLTAKVTFFNRDIKQVMADQRVIYYYADAQTTHTTYPDGIEVLQFPNNQTEKHFPDGRKEITYPDQTVKNLYPDGTIIQVNLDGSKEIQFNTGQKEVHTADYKRREYPDGTLKTVYTDGRQETRYTTGRLRVKDNDGNVVMDNRP is encoded by the exons ATGGCATCTCCAGCTGGGTTACAGGCTCAGCAGTGCCAAACAAACTTCCTCGCCCGATGGATGCCAAGCAGCTCTCGTGCCGTGGTTATCCTGAACCACTCCCTAGACCTGGCTGAGTCTCTTCGACATAGCTCTGTCTGGGGGTCCCGGGACGTGGACGATTCATTCGCCTCTCAATTCCTTTGCCTCAGTGTAAATTCCCTCGTCCATGATGCTGAGTCTGGGACAGAATTGAGCAAACAGAACCAGCGACCTGGGGATAGGCCTTTGTCTGAAAGACAGTTTGCTGGACTGCAGACAGCGGCGTCTCAAGGGTTGACGTTACCTGGAGAGATGGACAGTATGGAGAAGTTGGTAAAGCAGTCTCAGGACCTACCCCGGATACTCGAACTTGAACAG CTGAGGCAGTGGCAGCAGCACATGCAGGAGCAACTGAAAGCCCACCAGCTGGAGGAGCTGGTCCGTCTCCAGGAGGAGCAACAGAGGCTATTGGGCATGGTGCATGTGGCTCAACAGGATGGAGCAG ATTACATAGAGACCTCCAGGTTGACGGGAGCAGACTGGAGAGAGGGCACTCTATTGGGAGACGCCCCCCTCTCTCAAAGTTCCCCAACAGCCCAGAGCTTCCCTATAGGCCCCCCACAAGGGCCTGCGTCTTCCCAGCTTTGGAGACAGGGGCCTACCTTCCAACAGCCTCCAAGGGGCCAGGAgcaggagggagaggatcaggaCCGAACACTGGGTTGGAAAA GGACAGAAGCATGGAGCAGTCCACACAAACATCAGCTGAGTGGGAATGCTGATCATATGGGTGATAATGAGATGGAAGAAGTCATGTTATCCTCCCATTCTACTCCCTCTATGACTGAAGAATGCAAAGCATACAGAGGAGATGACAGTGAACTAGACTCACAGGACAG ACCCATTAAACAAGGAATAGAGGGGCAGAAGCAGACGTTTGAGGAGCTCCTGGAGGAAGAGCTGAGACTGGAGGAGCAGAGACTGAAGACCACCCAGCAGCAGCAG AGCCCAGAGGCAGTTGAAGGTGCCATTCCCAAAAGGGTCTTCCTGAGGCAAGGGGAGGGCCTCTCCAGATTCACCAATAGAAGCAAAGCCCCATTACCCAACAGACAGAGACCCCAAAAAGACCCCAAACCCCAGGGGACCTTAGAACCCAATCCCACCCAGAGGGTCAGTCAGTGGCCTCCCATACAGCGCAAGACTGCTGTGCTCAACAAGGCGAATAGACCCAGAGATCCCTGCTCACCCCCCCTGGACAGTGGCAGTCCAGACAGCAAGGCAGCGCAGCCAGAGGAAGTGAGACCCGGAGTCCTGGGCAGTCACCACAGACAGAACATGGCGACACCTGACCTTCTGAGACCTAGGGATGTGATTAGTAATAAGGTGGGTGGGACTTCTCAGCCTGTGAGTAGAACTCCTGCAGCTGCAATTAAACAGTTTGGGcttgaggagaggactggggccCTGCAGAGGAATGGAAGTGGTCCATTGAGACTAGATGGAGCAGCAGAGGGAAAACCAGGCGTTGTTTCAGAGTATTCCTTTGAGCTGTCGTTTCAGGAGAAGCTGCAGCGCTGGGACTATGACCGTCACAAGGAGTGTGTGGAGCTGGGAGAGTTTGAGCTGCTGGAGCGGGCAGCCAAGgagctctctttctcctccaactCATCCTTCGTCATGAAG GTGCTGCAGTTGGACCAGCAACACCCCCTCCATGGCAGCTGGGGGCGCCACCCGCGACGCCTGTCCTCCACTCCAATCAAATCCCCCAAACCCTCACCAACTAAAGGTATTCACAGCGGAGGCACCAGTAAAAGTGGCCTAGGAACAGGGACCAGCTCCTCTGAATCATCAGGAGTATCTGCTGTGAGGGCAAAGGAGGTTGTGATGAGGGAAAAAGGAAAAGCCACTGAGGAGGAAGATGAAATGAGTGACTGCAAACAACATGAGGAAATCTGTATCTCGTTCCACAGAAGCTCTGAATTCGGGGATCAGGAGGAAGTAGCCCGACTGCCGTACCAAACTATATTTCCCAGCAACCCCTGGGAAAACACGCTCCCCACATCCAACCCTCCATACGACAAGAGTTCATatcaggacagagaggggggctTAGGCCAGGCAGAGGGGGGCAGGGAGAGTGACCTTGATGACTCCATCCTATTggaggacagagaagagggggaCCACAAGGGTCGGTTGGTGTTTGATGACGATGACACCTGGAATGACCTGGAGGAGGCTGGCAGAATCGTTGAGGACCCCATCAGAACAAAAGGCGCTGCTACAGGAAACAGCCACACTCTCACAGTAACAGGGAACGACGTCTCATCCCCAGAGAGGACGCTGAAGAGAAAGGTGGCTGTGGCCAAAGGGGCCGAGCTGGAGAGGGTGTCAATTATCACAGCAGCCAACCAGGAGCCAGATTCTCCTCCCGCCTCCCAGCTTATGGCCAGGCTGTTCCCCTCGCTGAAGCCCAAGACCCAGGCCCCCCCTCCACCAGAGCCTAGGAAGTCTGAGAACGGACCAG GCCAGCAGCTGCAGTCCAGccagctgagggagagagaacgattCAGGACAGAGAACGCTGCCCTGGCCAGACTCCGACTGGAGAACAAAAATAACCAGGAATATCTCAG GAAGGAGAGGGCAGAGTTTGAGCAGCAGAAGGCTGAGGAGCTGGCCAGGTTTGAAGATTTCAAGAGGGAGGAGACTAAGAAGCTGCAGAAGGAACGCAAGGTGTTTGAGAAGCACACCGCCGCCGCCAGGGCCATACCAGACAAGAGGGAGCGCGACGAGATCCAG GCCCTGAAGCAGCAGCTGAGTTCCCTACACAAGGAGCTGAAGTGGAGAGAGAGCCGCTGGTCCACCACACACAGCCGTCTCCGACAGCAGATAGACTCCCTGAGCTCAGACAACAGTGCCCTGAGAGACGAGGTCCGCACCCTGGAGAAACTACGCCTCAGCACCTGGAGGAAGACTGggacagacagcgacagagaggaagacaggcgggagaatgagagggagggacCCAGGCCATTCGACAGCAACATTGCTCTTGGAGCCAGGGGCCTCAAATCGGCA TGTGTTCAGAGTCCTGACACAGTGAGGAGCAGCCCACCACAGAGCAGTAGCTCCTCTAGAGGCAGTGCTGCTATTGAAG ACGGTATCAGGGGCATCCTAAAGAGGTCAGCCCCTACACCAGCCGCAGCACCCGATCCCAGTTACAGCTCAGACGAACAACCATCTTTGACCAGAAGTCACCACCCACCACAGAGCCACGACCACTCACACAACCTATCCCCT AGGGCTCCAGGTCTGCAGACTGAGTCCACAGAGGTCAACGAGCAGCAAGAGCTAAGTCAGGATGTCATCATTCACCGTGATGGAAAG ATGGAGAGGGTGCTGGCCTGTGGAGGGAGACTCATCATCTTTCCCAATGGGACCAGGAAGGAGGTGTTAGCGGACGGACTGACAGCCAAAGTCACCTTCTTCAACAGGGATATCAAGCAGGTTATGGCCGACCAGAGAGTG ATCTACTACTATGCTGATGCCCAGACCACTCACACCACCTATCCTGACGGCATCGAGGTTCTGCAGTTCCCCAACAACCAGACTG AGAAGCATTTCCCTGATGGCCGTAAGGAGATCACGTACCCTGACCAGACAGTTAAGAACCTGTATCCAGATGGGACGATCATACAAGTTAACCT GGATGGCAGTAAGGAGATCCAGTTCAACACAGGCCAGAAGGAGGTCCACACAGCAGACTATAAAAGGAGGGAGTACCCAGATGGCACTTTGAAGACGGTCTATACAGATGGCAGACAGGAGACCCGCTACACCACCGGACGCCTCAGAGTCAAAGACAACGACGGCAACGTTGTCATGGACAACAGGCCCTAG